In Streptomyces sannanensis, the DNA window TTCCGGCCACCTTTCCGGCCACAGCACTAGCGGTCTGCCGCCACGAACGTACGGGCCGCCTTGTCGTGCCAGCACTGCCGCCATGGGCGGTCGAACACGCACCACAGGACGTTGACGACACCGACGGCGAGCAGGCCGAGCACTCCGTACACCAGCCAGCGGCCCAGTGCCGCGCCGAACGCCGGCGGCTCGTGCGACTCGATGCCCCGCACAGCGACTCCGCACAGCTTCTTGCCGAGCGTCCGGCCCCACTTCGCGGTCGGCAGTACCTCGTACAGAACGCCGATCAGCAGAAACGCTCCCAGCACGATGCCGAGGTAGGTGCCCGTGGTGCCGTCCAGCAGCCAGACCGTGACGGTTCGGCCCGAGAGCCTGGCCGCCTCGATCTTCTGGTGGATGTGGTCGGCCGTCCTGGACACGAGCGGCATGGCGACCGCGCCCAGGGCGGTGGTGGTGACGAGGGTGTCGACGATCCGCGCCGCGAAACGCCTGCCGAGGCCCGCGGGACGCGTGGCGGCCTGTGCCCGTGCCGCCCGCGTGAAGGGGTCGTCGGCGGGCGGCTTCCAGGGCACGACGGGCTGCTGCGACTGCTGCGACTGCCGCTCGGGATGCGCGAGCTGACGCACCTGCTGCGGCCACGACGCCTGCGCCCGGTCCGCGGGCTGCCGGTCCGGCGCCGGGCGGCTGCTCGGGACCTCCGGCCACCCCGTCCGCGCCGGGGCGGCGGTGTGCGCGGACGCCGGGGGCCGCGTCTGCGGACGGGACGGGGCGGCCTCGGCGGCGGGGCCGCCCGGCTGCGCCGGCTCCCGGCGGCTGCCCGGGGCTTCCGGCCACGTTGTGGATGCCGCGGCCTGCGGCTGGGGCGCGCTCCGCCGGCCGGGCACGCCCGTCGCGGCGCCCGCGTCCGGGCCCTCGCCGGCCGTGCCCGGCCTGCCGGTCTGTGTGGAGGCCAGGGCGGCAGGGGTGTCCCGCGTGGCTCCCTCGAGCCGGCCGTGCGCCTCCGGTGCGCCGGGCGCGGAAGCGCTGCCGGGCGCCTCCGGCCAGACCGGCGCTGCGGGGCGGGTGT includes these proteins:
- a CDS encoding RDD family protein, translating into MSAPTPVSGDGSPSAGYYPDPSIPGYVRFWNGAAWVPGTSRPAPPAAAPPAQVEETGPVFLDEEPPSVSWGTPEPQDTPGPTLSDPRGTSPDTGPATATSGAGGSTSEDAPAGAGVTLDARLPADTGPGIDTRPAAPVWPEAPGSASAPGAPEAHGRLEGATRDTPAALASTQTGRPGTAGEGPDAGAATGVPGRRSAPQPQAAASTTWPEAPGSRREPAQPGGPAAEAAPSRPQTRPPASAHTAAPARTGWPEVPSSRPAPDRQPADRAQASWPQQVRQLAHPERQSQQSQQPVVPWKPPADDPFTRAARAQAATRPAGLGRRFAARIVDTLVTTTALGAVAMPLVSRTADHIHQKIEAARLSGRTVTVWLLDGTTGTYLGIVLGAFLLIGVLYEVLPTAKWGRTLGKKLCGVAVRGIESHEPPAFGAALGRWLVYGVLGLLAVGVVNVLWCVFDRPWRQCWHDKAARTFVAADR